From the Populus nigra chromosome 13, ddPopNigr1.1, whole genome shotgun sequence genome, the window aatttgataaataaataaaagtagtttTAAAGGTTTTGAATTGACCATAAATTCTTCTCAATATCCTATCATCAGAAAAATAGACAGATTGAGCTCATAAATTTGATCCTTTTGAATAAGTTTAAGAAGAAATTTGATGGGTTAAAGGTAAAGTGGAATGGCATATGGATGAGATTTTATTGGCATATAAACTACTAAAAAATCCTTAATGGGCAAagcaatatttttattgatatataagACTAAAACCATTATAGTAGCTAAAATTGGTTTCCGTAATTATCGAGTCTAGTGTTATTCTATCagaattattgataaaaaatttaggaCCAACTTGGACCTCCTAGAAGAAACCTACATAATGGCACTAGTTTGGAATGAGGTGTATGAAAAAAGGTTGCctaatatcataatattttagtaaaaagtcgatgtttttgtataaaagatctaatattaaaaaagcttAAATCTATATGCAATATGAAAGATAAAGGAAAGCAAGCATCATAATGCGATAAACCTTAAAAACTCATCCACTTAATCAAGACCAACACTTACCATTTATAATATGAAGAAGGGAAGATATTACCCCACTTATAACATTTAGATCATCTTAAGTCatactattaataaataataatgactTGTGTAAATCatgaaacattaataaattgttGGCTTTCATGAAAATCTTTCTTAGAGTattctattaattaaaataagatgttTAGGTATAAAAACAATAACCCTCTCGGTTTAGGAAAACCATATTgtctaggggtgatcattttcggttcggtttggttcagtttttataaaaaaaaaataaccaaaccaaaaaaacaaaaccagttcaaatcgactggtttcagtttggttcggttattttagaaaaaaaaaaccggttcaaaccgatttttttggtttagcttggtttttctgttttttttttgtttggctcggtttttttctggtttgggttgggttgggttcagatcggttttttcagtttcaggcttataaaattgaaattgaaccggtcagttttttaaaaattctaatcggtttaattggtttttttcacagttcggtttttttcaattttgtttccggttttctcagtttaatcggttttttgatttttttgctcaccctttATCCAAGCTTTTTTTACCAAGTATATTATTTCcaagtataaatacaaaatctCCTAAGATATGAGAGGCCACCttatccaagttttttttttttttaaatccatttaGGCATGAGAACACATCTTGCGAGTATAAATGTTTGATCCCTCTTAGGCACAAGAGGGCACCTTGTCCAtgtataaaggaaaaaaaagcccTTCATATACGAGACACTTTTTTTGTTGAACTTTTCCCTAAATATAAAGGCTAAAAAAGTgacttaaaatcataaaatccatAAAATACATAATCATAGGCATAGTCAAATGAGCAAGACTTACTCGAATTTTTAACGTTAAAAAAGGACGGATGATACACTAAATGGGGACTTTGAATCCCAAATCCTATAAAGTTTATCATTGGGAGCCATGGATCCCATGTAGCACTTTATTAGAGCTTTAAACCTTGAATAACTAGGTTTAGGGATATAAACCCTAATTTATGAAGCGATAGAGGTCCTGAACTCAAATAACaagatgaaaaggaaaaaaacaatgaaaataaataaagaattgaattaatattaaaaatatcatttaaagactataaaagaaaaatattctaaGTATAAAAATCAATACTTGTAAGATTGGGGGTGAAATGAACTAATTATAATGGATAAAGACCTAATCCATTTTGACCAAGTCTTGGGTTGATGTCTCCTTTATAATCTCCACTAGGAGCTCTATCTCTATTTGGGCTTACTTTATATTCTCTAGTAAATTATgagctattttttcttcaatctagAAGATCTTCTTCTTGGTTACCCTAGACAACCTCATCCTTAGTCCTATCTTCATCctctaaaatgtttttatcaTCCAGGTCAGACAAGTACTGCCCCTCGAGTAGCAGCAATAGCTGTATCTAAGTAGAGCTTCTTGAAGTTAAACAGCCTGATTAGggagaaaaactaagaaaagtCCACTATCAGCCCTCTAAGACCTCTTAGCCGAATCTATTATCAATGTGAAAAGCTTGTCTTTTAGGATCTTTTACACTCTCAACTCCTCTATTATATATTGATGAGCTTTTTTGGAAAATTCCCAACTTATCTTAGCCAAAACACTTCTTACTTGATGTTGTTCCATTTTCGAGTCAAGTTGACAACTAGcctcttttgcttttttctttttaccccTCCTCTTTCAAGGACTGTTCAACATCAATTAGCTTGGCTAGCTACTTATACAGCTACAAAGgttgcttcctttttttttttcccttaaaaggCCTTACTTCCAGCTCAACCTAGATAAAAGTCGACACCTACAACTCCTTTCAAAAATCAAGCATAGCGGTCTTGATCTCATTGACCACTTATAAACCTTATCCTATTTATCCTATTCACTTTCCACTATTTGGTTTAGTGGAATTACATCTAACTCATCTATGATAGCtaggaaagtgaaaaaaaatataaagataaaaaaaaaaattgaatcactTACACGAAAGATTCCTCTAGTAGAGCTTGGTTCACATGTTCCTCTTATTGGGTGCTCACTTTGaggttgtatatatattttctgaaGCACTACACATTGCTGACTcgagtataaaaaaattagttttggaTTATTCAATGCAGGGGATAGAGGACTATATCCATGAATTGGCATTCAaccttctatttctttctcttggaAGCCCTAGATGGACCAAGTTATTTAATTATAGAGCTCACAACTCAAGTAACAActcctaaaaaacaaacaaaaatggtgagggaaaaaacaaaacaaaattataaagataaaaaataaaaacaataaggcATAACAAATTTGACTTTTCCCTAAGCTATAACCTATGATATGGTGTTGATCTTGTAACACATGGACATTTCCCTTAACTGATCAACAAAAGCTCACTCTACAACTCTTAGAAAGGTATATTGTTCTAAGGCCCAACtagtattttttagaaataaaaacacatctATATTTCATAAGTTTTACCGAAATGCACCCCTCTATCTATACtaaattataaatcatttaCTATTCTTTAGAAATAAAGACATCTTTTTTCACGTGgtcaatttttcttaaaatcaattaatgtaTAGGATCTTcaataagataaagaaaaaaataaaatcacatcaTCTCTTGCCTATCATAAAAGCAACTGATCTTTCAGCAACAAACCCTAAACAACCCTAAAGTTAGAGTGTCTCTAATAGCTTAATAGTTCAAGTATAACTACttcataaacaaattaatgaagTACAAAACACCCCTTACAAATCCCAACAATGAAAAGGTGtatccatataaaaatatatagactAGGGAAATAATCTCAACCTCTCCTGTTTAGACCCTACTCGAATGTAGacttattattcttttatgttGCTTGAGTATCGAGCTACATATCAAACTGGAAATTTTCTAGCATACGACTTTAACTTCTCCAAAGtcattttgttttcatagaGGTCGTATATTAATCTCAAGGTTGTCTAATCATCCCTCAAAGAGTCCAACCCTTTATTAGGGTTCTCTTGCCTTTTATTTCACTCGAGACCCCACATTCAGGGTGGCCCCAAGTCCATTAGTAAGTTGGTTATGGTCTACCATGTCCTAAGTTACcttatacaaaaagaaaaaaagaaaaaaagaggaagggtGACAATATGAAAGTACCTAGCTAGAAATCCCTCATTTAAAAGTGTGGAAGAACCTAGTTGGAAATACCTcattcattgaaaaataaataggaagaACAATAGTGTTCTTGAAGATCAACTGCACCAAACCTCTCAAAACACCTTGAATGgtaaagaaaatgattaaaatttcCCATAAGCACCAAATGGTTGCCAAAAAATCACATGaccactagaaaaaaaaagggcatgTGAAACATAggtgaaacaaaataattgggactttttgaatcttaaaaataaccaaactcaAAGCATAGgtgaaacaaaataagaaataaggaaaaatgaaaatgatagcCTTATATAGGCCATTCCACATGGCATGCAACATAAGCCTGCTCATTGACTCTACTCTctctccacacacacacacacacaaagggTGAGCTAAGTGGGTCAATAATAACTGAAAAGTTAATCCACTCAACTCATAACATGACATTATTTATGACgggtttttagaattttaaatattcaaaattccTAAGATTTTCACTTGCTTATCCATGCGCTAACATTTTGAATCCTAGCATGCACTTACACAGTAATTCTTAAACTCTCAATTATATGACTTTCTTGTGTGCACATTTTCTCATATGCTTTCACACCATTGCACCTTTAAGGAATCATAGTCAACAAGAAATGTGGAATTACTCCTTATTCATCTAGAGGAATGCATGTTGTCTAGATAGGGCATGCCGTCTTGATCAACACCCTTCACCCTAAATGACATTTAAATAAACAACACCAATACTGACAAGGGTAGATGAATACTTTGTCTTTGTGCCACCCATGCCATCGAGACTTGAGAGGAAAACTAATATACTCAGGGTACATATATACTTAGAGAACCCATTTAGTCCATTTCAGTGGTATATCTAAAGAGGAGCCTTGACAAACTGGTCAACCTAGCTAGATGATATACacttaactaaaacatgtttgcTTAGGCAACATATACTTAATCAGTTATCCATCTAGATAGACTTGAACTACTTCACCAACTCTTGATATGGTTTGTATCGCATGTTAAATGTTCATGTATTCTAGTATCATAATTGGTTCATGAAACGACATTAAAACATTAAAGTTTTCTTCCCAACAGTAAATTACCCATAACTAGAATATTCTTATATTTCTTTAGAATTTACACACTGATCAATGTGTACTTATgaattagattgttttttttttctttatcttttggtGAGTCTTCACTATAGGTTTTTTCAGATGTTTGGAAAGTCAGATTGATTCTTGGTGGAGAGAAAGAGTGGCGATGAAGCTAAGTCCGTCCAAACTTCTCCCTGATATTCTCCCAACTAAAGTTTGAAAGTAGCTAGAACATGACATTGCCTTCTCTTCGTGTAGTAGGTCATAGCTAAGCTAGGTTGTAGCGTCATGGTTTAGCCTGTTTCTTGATATAGAATCAAAATATTAACTAGTTTTGTTTTCTGATTTCGACTTGTTTAAATGATCCGCAAAGTCCCAATTATGCGAAATGggagctttttctttttctttcattctctGTATATATGACTTTTGGAGGAGAAAAGGCCACCTCAGTAATTTTActaaaatattgtttgtttttctttttccttgcatgtataatttttttttcattccttgcCATTATGTTCTATTGATTTGAGAGGGACAAAAACTATAACTGCAAACTGAATGCACAAGTTCCTGTTCtagtttatatttttcagtAACTGCGGTTCCTTTTCTACTTCCATTCTCGGGGTTTTCTGTTTCAAGCCCCCACGTTCACAACCATCCCCCGATAAGAAATTATAGCAAGAATTAAAAACTTCGTACAAAACACTGCAAATGTGAAGTCCGAATGGGCCTCTCTTACTTTTATTACCCCCATGTAACTGAGGACATTACACACAACAATTGGGCAGTGGTCGCATATGCATAATATTTGCTTTACTTCCAATAAGAGCAAACAAGAACAGACTGAAAACCTCACCTTGACAGGACTGTAGCAATTGAGAGTTTCAACAACACAAAATTTCTCAACAGAGTAAATTCAATAACAGTTTTGGACGAAGCTGAGAAGAAGAATAGAGGAACTTGCCAAGTCTTCTGCAATAGCAAGGACTATGTATGCTACTGTTAAGGGTAACTACTGGCAAAGCTGCTCAACTGCAGTCACAATCTGGGCAGGTTGAACCACTGTCCATTCCTCCAATGTCCCGGCATAAGGTGTTGGCACATCCTGTGAAGATAAGCACACGATTGGAGCATCCAAGTAGTCATGGAAATTTTCAGTGATAGCTGCAGTCAAGCTAGCACCAATACCACCAGTTCTCATGCATTCCTCCACAATCAAAACACGATGTGTCTTCTTCACAGAATTTCCTATCGTATGAAGATCAAATGGCTTCAATGATCTGATATCAATTACTTCAGGATCATATCCCTTGTTTACCAAGGTTTTGGCAGCCTGCATCACATGATATCTCATCCGGGAGTAGGTTAAGATAGTGACATGCTCTCCAGGCCTAACCATCTCAGCTTCCTCGAGATTGCAAATGTATTCTTCGTCTGGGATTCTCTCCTTGAGGTTGTAAAGCAAGACATGCTCAAACAGTATGACTGGGTTCTCACTTCGGATTGCAGCTTTCATCAAGCCCTTGGCATTGTAAGGGGTTGAACATGCAACCATTTGGATTCCCgggattgattgaaaatatgaCTCAAGGCGTTGTGAATGCTCAGCTCCAAGTTGTCGGCCAACTCCCCCAGGCCCGCGAATGACAACTGGTATAGTAAACTGGCCACCTGATGTATAGTGAAGCATGCCACAATTGTTTGAGATCTGGTTGAAGGCTAGAAGAAGAAATCCCATGTTCATGCCCTCGATAATTGGCCTCAAGCCAGTCATGGCAGCTCCAATGCCCATACCAGTGAAGGAGTTCTCAGCAATAGGGGTGTCAAGAACTCTGAGATCCCCATACTTATCAGCCAGGCCTTTGGTCACCTTGTAAGAACCTCCATAATGACCCACGTCTTCACCCATGACACAGACATGGGGATCTCTGTCCATTTCCTCTTCCAAACCTTCTCGGAGGGCCTCAAAAAGTAGCAGTTCATGCCTTCATATAAAATGCAGATTTTGTTAAGCAGATTTATAATGTGCAATACGAAAATATTACTTACCCACAAGCAGGTGACAAGGTGCTTATCATATGCACATCAATATAGAAAACTTAAAAGAGATAAAGCACTCGTAGAGGCAAGATGTGCAACGGAGATATTAGTTTATTACTATAAGTGGCAGTGAGCCAGACAGCCTCTCTAACTAATGCAACCACAACAATCATGGCCAGGGCTGGGCTAATTGGCCCACTTTTTGTAGTTTCTTACTCAAAGAGAGAAACTTGAAAGCGAAACAAATCTGTCTAGATATTGTGGTGGTGGTATTTGCGTAGCTTGGGACCTCGATAACCCATATCCTACGACTCCTAGATAattgttgaaaagaaaacaaacacctTCAAACATGGTTTGTCATTCAAATTGCAGAAATGCAAATGAAACTATCCTGTTTAAAGATGAGAGCAAATTAAGGAATTAGTCTTTTGTGAAAATTGCAGAAATTTTCAACTATCCTTTCAGTTAATTCAGATAAAATGAAACTACTAATTTCTAATCGACATTATTTCTTTCATACAACATCCATTCAGATTATTCTTTTTCCTACTCTAATCTTTATCATATTCTTAAGAAACCAAAACTCAATAAAAGGAACCGTGTGTTGTTAATACTACAGTTAAGTATCCTCAAAACTACCCAAATATCCGATCcagaatatatataatataaccaAGTTGTATTGAGAATCAGTATTTGTTATATACCAAAGAGTCCACAGATCAGCAATGTCCAGCAGGGTTACTATTGCACCCTATAACAGTAACCACAGAATAGGAATTATTGTTGTCGTCGTACGGATTAGAATGCTATATTAAAGAGAGTGACATGAATATTGAGCTAAAATAACGAATATATTACACCAAATCAAGCATAGCATTGCACATATATGTGGGTCGAGAAATGGAAGCAAACATACCCTGGTTTCGATGTAGAGGAAGCTGCAGAACTATCAGCCTTTgtctaaaacaaaacaagataaaCACACATACACAATTACAAACAAGACCAAACTTGGAGAACAAACTTTAACATAAGAGGAGAGGAGATTAACTGCAACTGCATTTGTAATCAATTGATCAACCCTGCGAGCTCTAGCGCTAGAACCCCCAAGATTCAGGTTCACGCTCCCATCAGATCTCACCACCGAAAAGCTCACTTTCCTctctaaaatcaaacaaaactcaaaacccattattataaaagcataaaaaacgaATCTTTTACAGAAAATGGAAGGAAACTAACCCGAGTGGGATCTGCGAGTGGAAGGCAAAAGCAATTTCTTTGAATCGAAGGAATTGGTTAAAGCTGTAGCAGCTCCACCTCCTAATCCCTGGAAAATGGTGGCCATttgctcttcttttctttatggcTGAAAAAGTGGCGATTTTCAAGAAGACAGGATGAGAAAGTACGTGAAAGGGATGGAATTTATAAACGcaggagagaaaagagagagagagaaggagggGGCGAAGATACTGAGGGActgcagaaaagaaaaggagagtaaGCTATAATTcctatg encodes:
- the LOC133671226 gene encoding pyruvate dehydrogenase E1 component subunit beta-3, chloroplastic, which gives rise to MATIFQGLGGGAATALTNSFDSKKLLLPSTRRSHSERKVSFSVVRSDGSVNLNLGGSSARARRVDQLITNAVATKADSSAASSTSKPGHELLLFEALREGLEEEMDRDPHVCVMGEDVGHYGGSYKVTKGLADKYGDLRVLDTPIAENSFTGMGIGAAMTGLRPIIEGMNMGFLLLAFNQISNNCGMLHYTSGGQFTIPVVIRGPGGVGRQLGAEHSQRLESYFQSIPGIQMVACSTPYNAKGLMKAAIRSENPVILFEHVLLYNLKERIPDEEYICNLEEAEMVRPGEHVTILTYSRMRYHVMQAAKTLVNKGYDPEVIDIRSLKPFDLHTIGNSVKKTHRVLIVEECMRTGGIGASLTAAITENFHDYLDAPIVCLSSQDVPTPYAGTLEEWTVVQPAQIVTAVEQLCQ